TTAACGGCCGAGATCGGGTCGCCCGGCACCTCGTCCGCAGGTCGTTCGACCTTCGGGCTCTTCAAGATCTTGAGGAAGGTGCGCAGCGCCGCGATGGCCGCGACAAGCGCGACCACGATCGACCCCGCCCTCACCGGCAGTGTCAGCGCCTGCACGCTGTATCGTCGGCCATTGGTCCGCGGATCGCTCCCATCTGAAGGGCTGAAGATGATCGAACGAGTCCAGTGACTCCACCGACCTCCGCCCAGTTGCTCGATGTCGTCGTGCAGGGCGTGAGGGAGTGGAAGGGCGGCGTCATCTTCATAGAGCAAAATCGAGCTGCGGCGCTCGCCGACGGAGTCGCCCCAACCGAACCACCAACCAGGGTGAACATAGGAGTAGCCATCGCGATGCGTCATGCGCGCCGGACTAAGTGTGACCCGCGTCGACAGAGGACCCTGATTCAGCAGGGGCGTGTTCTGGAACACGGCGATCAGCGTGGCCAGCAGTGCCACGGCCGACCACACCGCGAGCGCCAGGATCATCCGGTGCGGGCGACCTGGCGCGAGAGAAGTGTCCGTGGCGGCAGTCGTCATGCGAAGGGGAACCTGCTGCAAGTCTAGAGGCGGTTCCCTTCGCCTGAGTTGTGGTCGCGGCCGCGGGTCCACAGTGCGCCCACGGCTACGCAACGCTCCCGCTCGTCCGTGGCCGAATCGCTCGAAGGCCGTCGAAAACCTCCCACAAACCACCTTGCAGTGCCGCCATCAGGCGCGTCATGTAGACGAGTGCGGCAAGCGTCGCCGCCTCAACCGGCGGCGCGCCCAGTGCAATGAAGACCGCCGTGCCAGCGACTTCCGCCGGACCGGCTCCGGCGAAGGTGAAGGGAATGACCTGTCCAAGTGTCCCCACCGAAATGCCGAAGGCGAGCGCGCTCCACTCGGCGTCGAGGCCAAGCCAGCGGGCGGCGCACCACACCGACGCGATCGTCGCAGCCTGCATCCAGAGCACCAGAAGCGCCGCAGGAACGATCAACTGCCGCTGCCCCCTCGTGGCTTCGATCGCCTCGCGCAGGCGTCTGAGCCAGCCGAGCTTCCACGCGACGAGGCCCGCGACCGTACCCCCTGTGACAGCGCTGAGCGCGAGCCACTGCGGCGCCACCGAGAAGCCAGCGATCGGAACGAACCCAACCATCGGCAGCACCGCGAGCGCGATCACGATGCAGGCGAGCAGCCCCATGACTCGATCAAAGAGCAGCGACACCACCAGGGCGTGCATGCTCGTCTCGGGACGAATCCCCTTGATCTTCAAGTAGCGGGAGACCTCATTGCTCGCCGAGACCGGCACGAAGAAGAAGTAGAACTGGCTCTGAATGGCGATGCGTTGAGCGCTCCGCATCGGGATGTCGATCCCGAAGAGCCGAAGCCCCACTCTCATGCGCCATCCGATGAGGAGAATGGCGATCTGGTTGATGAAGAGCGCCGCAATGAGCAGCGCCGGGCCTCCCACCGGCTTGAGCTCGAGTCCCTGCGCTCGCGCCAGGAACCACCCGCCGATCAGCGCCGCCGGAACGACCATGAGCCGAACGGCGAGCATGGTGCGCCGGAAGCGCCCGCGGGCCTGAGAGCGCGTCATGCGTTACTTGAGGAGGATCTGCCGCAGCACATCGGCCAGCAGGCCGAGGCCGAACATGAAGAGGGCCACGAGCAGCCCGCCAAGACCGAGCAGGTATCCCGCACGGATGCCGGTCAGCATGCCGAAGGCCACCGCCACGAAGCTCGCGAGAATGCACGCCACAACGAAGAGATTGAAGATCTTGAGCGGGCTGTAGTACATCACGCTCTGGCAGATGTAGAGGAGCGTGCGCAGCGAGTCCTTGAGCAACTTCACATGGGTGCGACCGACTCGAGCGTGGTACTCGATCGGCACATAGGTGACGAACTTCCCCGTCAGCATGTAGGCGATCGTCATGCTGGTGGTGAAGCTGAAGGTGTCGCAGAGATGCGGCAGGTGCTCGAGGATCGTCTTCTGGCTGAAGATGCGCAGGCCGCTGTTGGCATCGGGCACCTTGCGGCCGGCGGCATATTCGACCAGCCACTGGAGAACCCGACGGAGCGGCGCCTTGAGTGCGCTCTCGCGATAGTGGGAGCCGGTGCGCTGGCCGACCACCATGTCATTGCCGCGCTGGTACTCCTTGAGCAGGCCGGGGATCGCTTCGGCGGGATAGGTCAGGTCGGCGTCGGTGATGCAGATGGTGTCGTGACGCGCCGCACGAATCCCATGCTTCAGGCTGCGGCCATAGCCGGCGTTGTGCGGGTGGTTGATGACGCGGGCTCCGGCCGCCTCCGCGAGGGGGCCGGTGCGGTCAGTCGAACCATCATTGATGACAAGAACTTCAAAGCCGTCGAGGCCCGCTTCACTCAGCACCTGCTGAATGCGCTGGATGGTGCCGGTAATCGCACCTTCCTCGTTCTTGGCGGGGATCAGGACAGTAAGCATGAATCGGCGGGAGGCTACCAAAGTGCCTCCTTGGGGTCCGTCTCGCGGTCCCTTGTGATCGACGGAGCCATCGGCCGATTCTGCGCGTGACAGCACCGTGCCCTGCTGCGGACCGGGACGCCAGATCAGGCCTCCTTCAACTCTCGGACCTCGACCGCCGAGAACTCACGGCTCCCGCCGAGTTTGCCTTTACCTGTGGCGACACGGTTGGCATGATTGAACCTGCGGCCCGCGATCCGGGAACGATCACTGCGGCTTGTCCTCCCTTCCACCGACCGAGGTTGTCATGCAGTCACTGATTCGATCGTCGAGTGTTCTCCTTTGTGCCGGTGTCCTTGCGATCACTTGCTGGCCG
This is a stretch of genomic DNA from Phycisphaeraceae bacterium. It encodes these proteins:
- a CDS encoding flippase-like domain-containing protein translates to MTRSQARGRFRRTMLAVRLMVVPAALIGGWFLARAQGLELKPVGGPALLIAALFINQIAILLIGWRMRVGLRLFGIDIPMRSAQRIAIQSQFYFFFVPVSASNEVSRYLKIKGIRPETSMHALVVSLLFDRVMGLLACIVIALAVLPMVGFVPIAGFSVAPQWLALSAVTGGTVAGLVAWKLGWLRRLREAIEATRGQRQLIVPAALLVLWMQAATIASVWCAARWLGLDAEWSALAFGISVGTLGQVIPFTFAGAGPAEVAGTAVFIALGAPPVEAATLAALVYMTRLMAALQGGLWEVFDGLRAIRPRTSGSVA
- a CDS encoding glycosyltransferase family 2 protein, with protein sequence MLTVLIPAKNEEGAITGTIQRIQQVLSEAGLDGFEVLVINDGSTDRTGPLAEAAGARVINHPHNAGYGRSLKHGIRAARHDTICITDADLTYPAEAIPGLLKEYQRGNDMVVGQRTGSHYRESALKAPLRRVLQWLVEYAAGRKVPDANSGLRIFSQKTILEHLPHLCDTFSFTTSMTIAYMLTGKFVTYVPIEYHARVGRTHVKLLKDSLRTLLYICQSVMYYSPLKIFNLFVVACILASFVAVAFGMLTGIRAGYLLGLGGLLVALFMFGLGLLADVLRQILLK